A single Tenacibaculum sp. 190524A02b DNA region contains:
- a CDS encoding carboxypeptidase-like regulatory domain-containing protein, whose translation MNNQINSFLIKGLVFIIWVSNSFSQELFISGVIMDKEQLTIPYVNIIALNKNEGTFSDEKGNFKLLRSDFKDSDIIEFSCLGYKTKQITVKDLKNEKIKIYLVKVFEKLDEVVLKVKKMKTYTKGKTRTNTSDMIRFSSSFKKYMWNKPGHEIGRKFSLGTKKSSYLKKFNFYIKENTFKNSILKINIYNVKDNKPYKYINKSNIIVTLDNEFVGWKTVDLSNLDIVVKEDIIITVEYLKSVPSCYKQPGNCGLFFPYIYPTFFTDPMYTKKGIKEEWEIRKGETISMTLTYKK comes from the coding sequence ATGAACAATCAAATAAATAGTTTTTTAATTAAGGGCTTAGTTTTTATTATATGGGTTAGTAATTCTTTTTCACAAGAATTGTTTATTTCAGGAGTTATAATGGATAAAGAACAATTGACGATACCTTATGTGAATATAATTGCATTAAATAAAAATGAAGGAACATTTTCTGATGAAAAAGGAAACTTTAAATTATTAAGGAGTGATTTTAAAGATTCTGACATTATAGAGTTCTCTTGTTTAGGTTATAAAACAAAACAAATAACAGTTAAAGATTTAAAAAACGAGAAGATTAAGATTTACTTAGTAAAAGTTTTTGAGAAGTTAGATGAAGTTGTTCTTAAAGTCAAAAAAATGAAGACTTATACAAAAGGTAAAACTAGAACTAATACGAGTGATATGATTAGGTTTTCTAGTAGTTTTAAAAAATATATGTGGAATAAACCCGGGCATGAGATTGGAAGAAAGTTTTCTTTGGGAACTAAAAAGTCTAGTTATTTGAAAAAGTTTAATTTTTATATTAAAGAGAATACATTTAAAAACTCAATTCTAAAAATTAATATTTATAATGTTAAAGATAATAAACCTTATAAGTATATTAATAAATCAAATATTATTGTAACCTTAGATAATGAATTTGTTGGTTGGAAGACTGTAGATTTATCTAATCTAGATATAGTTGTTAAAGAAGATATTATAATAACAGTTGAATACTTAAAGTCCGTACCTAGTTGTTATAAACAGCCTGGTAATTGTGGTTTGTTTTTTCCTTATATATACCCAACATTTTTTACGGATCCTATGTACACAAAAAAAGGAATTAAAGAAGAATGGGAAATTAGAAAAGGAGAAACTATATCAATGACATTGACTTACAAAAAGTAA
- a CDS encoding carboxypeptidase-like regulatory domain-containing protein, which yields MRLLLLLSFFLSKSITAQLISFEGKLLDNETNLPVAYAHLKFKKTNKGVPTSVNGEFSLVIEEKELNSKILISCLNYKDTLVDAKSLQSKIFYLKPKTEILDEVIVKQKETKEIYLGSIKGKKNANYFKRGKRIFAQLIKGNSKLKKYNYLKTVTITFKENYHWPSKVRIRVFDRNIANGTPGNDLISKSIVIYLRSNQKKYHLDFSKYYLEVPENGFFIGIEKLFLPINNMFEAPIELSTYPIYKKKFNKNDSLKRNFKLLSFQKYRVDSAYYAPSIDLMERKRKRKGYNDLGELYVLNFEKWEIYKEKEGADFIVPMEIILTD from the coding sequence ATGAGATTATTATTATTACTATCATTTTTTTTATCTAAAAGTATTACTGCCCAATTAATTTCTTTTGAAGGAAAATTATTAGATAATGAAACAAACTTACCAGTGGCTTATGCTCATTTAAAATTTAAAAAAACAAATAAAGGGGTTCCAACTTCAGTTAATGGAGAGTTTTCATTGGTAATAGAAGAAAAAGAATTAAATTCAAAAATATTGATATCATGTTTGAATTATAAAGATACACTTGTAGATGCTAAGAGTTTACAGTCTAAAATTTTTTATTTAAAGCCAAAAACAGAAATTTTAGATGAGGTAATAGTTAAACAAAAAGAAACTAAAGAAATATATTTAGGCTCTATTAAAGGGAAAAAAAATGCCAATTATTTTAAGAGAGGAAAAAGAATTTTTGCCCAGCTCATAAAAGGTAATAGTAAGCTAAAAAAATATAATTATTTAAAAACTGTAACAATAACGTTTAAAGAAAATTATCATTGGCCATCTAAAGTAAGAATACGAGTTTTTGATAGAAATATAGCTAACGGAACTCCTGGAAATGATCTTATTTCTAAAAGTATAGTGATATATCTTAGAAGTAATCAAAAGAAATATCATTTAGATTTTTCTAAATATTATCTTGAAGTCCCAGAAAATGGTTTTTTTATAGGAATAGAAAAATTATTCCTACCTATTAATAATATGTTTGAGGCTCCAATAGAGCTATCAACTTATCCCATTTATAAGAAAAAGTTTAATAAAAATGATAGTTTAAAAAGAAATTTTAAACTTTTAAGTTTTCAAAAATACAGGGTTGATTCGGCTTATTATGCTCCTAGTATAGATTTGATGGAAAGAAAAAGAAAAAGAAAAGGTTATAATGATTTAGGAGAGTTATATGTCTTAAATTTTGAAAAATGGGAAATTTATAAAGAAAAAGAAGGAGCTGACTTTATAGTACCTATGGAAATAATTTTAACAGATTAG
- the galE gene encoding UDP-glucose 4-epimerase GalE, whose amino-acid sequence MKKILVTGGLGFIGSHTVVELQNEGFEVVIIDDLSNSKIDVLDNITQITNQKPDFHQIDLRIKSDVKNFFDTNKIDGIIHFAAFKAVGESVEKPLEYYENNIGSLVYLLQEMRDRNIDNFIFSSSCTVYGQADELPITENAPIKPAESPYGNTKQIGEEIIKEACNAHNLNSIALRYFNPIGAHDSIKIGELPLGIPQNLIPYVTQTAAGIREQLSVFGDDYNTPDGTAIRDYIHVVDLAKAHIAALKRLLNKKNHNNFEYFNVGTGKGSSVLEIVNSFEQVTHQKLNYKIVGRRAGDITAAYADTTIANKELNWKTEKSLNEALLSAWKWQQKNS is encoded by the coding sequence ATGAAAAAAATTCTTGTTACTGGCGGATTAGGTTTTATTGGTTCACATACCGTAGTGGAACTACAAAACGAAGGTTTTGAAGTAGTTATTATTGATGATTTATCAAACTCAAAAATTGATGTTCTAGATAACATTACACAAATCACAAACCAAAAACCTGATTTTCATCAAATAGACTTGCGAATTAAATCAGATGTCAAAAACTTTTTTGATACGAATAAAATTGATGGAATTATCCATTTTGCTGCCTTTAAAGCGGTAGGAGAAAGTGTTGAAAAACCTTTAGAGTATTATGAAAATAACATTGGTAGCTTAGTTTATTTATTACAAGAAATGCGTGATAGAAATATTGATAATTTTATTTTTAGTTCTTCATGTACCGTTTATGGGCAAGCAGATGAGTTACCAATCACTGAAAATGCGCCAATAAAACCAGCTGAGTCTCCTTACGGAAACACCAAACAAATAGGTGAAGAAATTATAAAAGAAGCCTGTAATGCCCATAATTTAAACTCGATTGCTTTACGCTACTTTAATCCAATAGGTGCACATGATAGTATTAAAATTGGAGAATTACCTTTAGGAATTCCGCAAAATTTAATTCCTTATGTAACACAAACCGCCGCTGGAATAAGAGAACAACTTTCTGTTTTTGGAGACGATTATAATACTCCAGATGGTACAGCTATTAGAGATTATATACATGTTGTTGATTTAGCTAAAGCTCATATTGCAGCCTTAAAACGTTTATTAAACAAGAAAAATCATAACAACTTTGAATATTTTAATGTAGGAACAGGAAAAGGAAGTTCAGTATTAGAAATAGTGAATTCTTTTGAGCAAGTTACCCATCAAAAATTAAATTATAAAATAGTTGGCAGACGTGCAGGAGATATCACTGCTGCGTATGCCGATACTACTATTGCTAATAAAGAACTTAACTGGAAAACAGAAAAGTCATTAAACGAAGCACTTCTTTCTGCTTGGAAATGGCAACAAAAAAATAGTTGA
- a CDS encoding helix-turn-helix domain-containing protein, whose translation MNKGQRLKYIIKESGFTNKSFAENIEVSANYISMLIKERQDISGNFLLKLKRLIPTVNLDWLESGEGEPFIQEDLNKIIKNNSSIEVDKVVDIIIDNYDKFINNEKFKIILETYSNKKLMEYLKNKS comes from the coding sequence ATGAATAAGGGACAGCGTTTAAAATATATTATAAAAGAGTCAGGTTTTACAAACAAAAGCTTTGCTGAAAATATTGAAGTAAGCGCTAATTATATTAGTATGTTAATAAAGGAAAGGCAGGATATTTCTGGTAATTTTCTTTTGAAGTTGAAGAGGTTAATTCCAACTGTAAACTTGGATTGGTTGGAGAGTGGAGAAGGAGAACCATTTATACAAGAAGATTTAAATAAGATTATAAAAAATAATTCTAGTATTGAGGTTGATAAAGTAGTTGATATTATAATTGATAATTATGATAAGTTTATTAACAATGAAAAATTTAAAATAATATTAGAAACTTACTCAAATAAAAAGTTAATGGAATATTTGAAAAACAAAAGTTAG
- a CDS encoding MIP/aquaporin family protein, with protein MKKYIAEFIGTFLLIFCGTGAIIVNQYSNNSLGLLGIAFTFGITVCAMIYIFGNISGTHINPSVTIALALGKLTSKKEAFFYILSQMFGAISASLSLQILFPKTSTLGNTIPVENLYQAFIMECLLTFLLMLTILAVSTKKELTTNSGLIIGTVIIGIILLAGPISGGSFNPARSIAPAIVSRNYSALWIYITAPTLGAIMGIFSWKSIHKTT; from the coding sequence ATGAAAAAATATATTGCAGAATTTATAGGGACTTTTCTATTAATTTTTTGCGGCACGGGTGCCATTATTGTTAATCAATATAGTAATAACAGTTTAGGTTTACTAGGAATTGCCTTTACCTTTGGTATTACAGTGTGTGCTATGATTTATATTTTTGGAAATATTTCAGGCACTCATATAAATCCGTCCGTAACAATTGCTTTAGCACTGGGGAAGTTAACTTCTAAAAAAGAAGCTTTTTTTTATATTTTATCTCAGATGTTTGGAGCTATTTCGGCTAGTCTTTCACTTCAAATTTTATTTCCTAAAACCTCAACATTAGGTAATACGATACCAGTTGAAAACCTTTATCAAGCCTTTATTATGGAATGTTTATTAACATTTTTGCTCATGCTTACCATTTTAGCTGTAAGTACTAAAAAAGAACTTACTACCAATAGTGGATTAATTATTGGTACTGTTATTATTGGAATTATTTTACTAGCTGGTCCTATTTCGGGAGGCTCTTTCAATCCTGCAAGAAGTATCGCTCCTGCAATTGTCTCTAGAAACTACTCAGCTTTATGGATATATATAACAGCTCCTACTTTAGGAGCTATTATGGGGATATTTAGCTGGAAATCAATTCATAAAACAACATAA
- a CDS encoding penicillin acylase family protein, whose amino-acid sequence MKIVKKSLKILIVLLVLVLVGAFLFIQTLKPDYEGNLPLKKLTQEVKVYYDDIGVPHINAANEKDAYRALGYVHAQDRLWQMELIRRLAAGRLSEIFGKKLVRADKFFSGLGIEEAAAITIQEMDESSKMYQLTQAYLDGINQFIENGPTPLEFYLVGVKKEPYTFKDVYNVFGYMAFSFALAHKTDPLLTEVKEKLGDAHFNELNNANYKNVTLIRNEKREILKGDFASAINTLMDELPVSPFIGSNSWVIGGEKTKSGKVLFANDPHIAYAQPSVWYQSHIKTPDYEMYGFNLALTPFPLLGHNRNYAYGLTMFENDDVDFYYEQNNPTNPMEYKTSEGYKRYKTIDKKIKIKGEKDTTYQIKVSQHGPIMNDLIDFIDEKRPMAMQWIYTQQKNKLLDVAYEISHAKNLSAFKKGASKLHAPGLNIMYGDKYNNIAWFAAGKLYKHRDSLETKLVLDGASGKDEILAYLDFEENPQAINPSWNYVYSANNQPDSIGGRLYPGYYSPEDRARRIKNLLEVKNDFTKEDVATMIKDVTLVTASEIIEGLTEEIDEQILTPSGKKALTILKNWKGYYGKEEVAPTIYNRLWYEFVKNTFKDEMQDAFAQFVNTPIEEKAVANQVTKKTSVWWDDVTTQDKVETKKEIVTKSFKNTILFLQKQLGENVENWHWKRVTTVEYEHPIGKAGGLLRKLFNVGPFETDGGDQVINKLSYKIDSTGYYKINSGPSTRRVIDFSDIENSVTILPTGQSGNVFSPHYKDQAEKYIKGEFVKMKLNQKEIEASKRVLLFKPE is encoded by the coding sequence ATGAAAATCGTAAAAAAAAGTTTAAAAATCCTTATTGTTTTATTGGTACTAGTACTTGTTGGTGCTTTTTTATTTATTCAAACATTAAAACCAGACTATGAAGGGAATCTTCCATTAAAAAAATTAACCCAAGAAGTAAAAGTATATTATGATGATATAGGAGTACCACACATTAATGCAGCCAATGAAAAAGATGCTTACCGAGCTTTAGGGTATGTGCATGCACAAGATAGATTATGGCAAATGGAATTGATTAGAAGACTGGCTGCAGGTAGGTTGTCTGAAATATTTGGAAAAAAATTAGTGCGAGCTGATAAATTTTTTTCAGGCTTAGGAATTGAAGAAGCGGCAGCAATTACTATTCAAGAAATGGATGAAAGTTCTAAGATGTATCAATTAACGCAAGCGTATTTGGACGGAATTAATCAGTTTATAGAAAATGGTCCAACTCCATTAGAGTTTTATTTAGTAGGTGTTAAAAAAGAGCCTTATACCTTTAAAGATGTCTACAATGTTTTTGGTTATATGGCTTTTAGTTTTGCCTTAGCACATAAAACTGATCCATTACTTACGGAAGTAAAAGAAAAATTAGGTGATGCTCATTTTAATGAGTTAAATAATGCCAATTATAAAAATGTAACATTAATTAGAAATGAAAAAAGAGAAATTTTAAAAGGAGATTTTGCTAGTGCTATTAACACTTTAATGGATGAGTTACCAGTTTCTCCATTTATAGGAAGTAATTCTTGGGTAATTGGTGGTGAAAAAACAAAATCAGGAAAAGTTCTTTTTGCTAATGATCCTCATATTGCTTATGCACAACCTTCTGTTTGGTACCAGTCACATATTAAAACACCAGATTATGAAATGTATGGATTTAATTTGGCTTTAACACCTTTTCCCTTATTAGGGCACAATAGAAATTATGCGTATGGGTTAACTATGTTTGAAAATGATGATGTTGATTTTTATTATGAACAGAACAACCCAACAAATCCGATGGAATATAAAACATCAGAAGGATATAAGCGTTATAAAACAATAGATAAGAAAATAAAAATTAAAGGAGAAAAAGATACTACTTATCAAATCAAAGTCAGTCAGCATGGGCCTATTATGAATGACTTAATTGATTTTATAGATGAAAAAAGACCTATGGCAATGCAATGGATATATACACAACAAAAAAATAAATTGTTAGATGTTGCTTATGAGATATCACATGCCAAAAACTTGTCAGCATTTAAAAAAGGAGCAAGTAAGTTACATGCTCCAGGGTTAAATATTATGTACGGAGATAAGTACAATAATATAGCTTGGTTTGCAGCAGGTAAATTATATAAACATAGAGATAGTTTAGAAACCAAGCTTGTTTTAGATGGAGCATCAGGAAAAGATGAAATTCTAGCCTATTTAGATTTTGAAGAAAATCCTCAAGCTATTAATCCATCATGGAATTATGTGTATTCTGCCAATAATCAGCCAGATTCAATTGGAGGTAGGTTGTACCCAGGATATTATTCACCAGAAGATAGAGCAAGAAGAATTAAAAATTTACTAGAAGTAAAAAATGACTTTACCAAAGAAGATGTTGCTACAATGATTAAAGATGTAACATTAGTTACGGCATCAGAAATTATAGAAGGTTTAACAGAGGAAATAGATGAACAAATATTAACGCCTAGTGGAAAAAAAGCACTAACCATTTTAAAAAATTGGAAAGGCTATTATGGAAAGGAAGAAGTGGCACCAACCATATACAACCGTTTATGGTATGAATTTGTTAAGAATACTTTTAAAGACGAAATGCAAGACGCTTTTGCTCAGTTTGTAAATACACCTATAGAGGAAAAAGCCGTAGCCAACCAAGTAACAAAAAAAACATCTGTTTGGTGGGATGATGTTACTACACAAGATAAAGTTGAAACAAAAAAAGAGATTGTTACCAAATCGTTTAAAAATACCATTCTGTTTTTGCAAAAACAATTAGGAGAAAATGTAGAGAATTGGCATTGGAAACGAGTGACTACAGTAGAGTATGAGCATCCTATAGGTAAAGCAGGTGGTTTATTACGAAAGCTATTTAATGTAGGACCTTTTGAAACTGATGGAGGAGATCAAGTAATAAATAAATTGTCATACAAAATAGATAGTACTGGATATTACAAAATTAATTCAGGACCTTCTACTAGACGTGTAATTGACTTTTCAGATATTGAAAACAGTGTTACTATTTTGCCTACAGGACAATCAGGAAATGTTTTTAGTCCGCATTATAAAGATCAGGCAGAAAAATATATAAAAGGTGAGTTTGTAAAAATGAAACTGAATCAAAAAGAAATTGAAGCTTCAAAAAGGGTATTACTATTTAAACCAGAATAA
- a CDS encoding DegT/DnrJ/EryC1/StrS family aminotransferase, which produces MRKIHMVDLQSQYQQIKDTVDTSIQEVLNSSAYINGPYVKQFQADLEEYLNVKHVIPCANGTDALQIAMMGLNLQPGDEVITVDFTFAATVEVIGLLKLTPVLVDVEADTFNMDIDALKKAITPKTKAIVPVHLFGQCANMEAILAVAKEHNLFVIEDNAQAIGADYTFSNGTVKKAGTMGTVGTTSFFPSKNLGCYGDGGAIFTNNDELAHTLRGMVNHGMYKRYYHDVIGVNSRLDSIQAAVLKTKLPLLDGYCEARRKAATYYSEAFSSNPNIITPTISNFTTHVFHQYTIRITNGKRDELHQHLLDNNIPNAIYYPVPLHAQEAYKDERYNENDFKITNQLINEVISLPMHTELDEEQLNFIIKTVRDFLS; this is translated from the coding sequence ATGAGAAAAATTCATATGGTTGACTTACAAAGTCAATATCAACAAATAAAAGATACTGTTGATACTTCAATCCAAGAAGTATTAAACTCTTCAGCCTATATTAACGGTCCGTATGTAAAACAATTTCAGGCAGATTTAGAAGAATACTTAAATGTAAAGCATGTAATTCCTTGTGCAAATGGTACTGATGCATTACAAATTGCCATGATGGGCTTAAATTTGCAACCTGGTGATGAAGTTATTACAGTAGATTTCACTTTTGCCGCAACCGTTGAAGTTATCGGATTACTTAAATTAACACCTGTTTTAGTAGATGTTGAAGCAGATACGTTTAATATGGATATTGATGCTTTGAAAAAGGCCATTACCCCAAAAACAAAAGCAATAGTTCCAGTTCACTTATTTGGACAATGTGCCAACATGGAAGCTATTTTAGCCGTTGCTAAAGAACATAATTTATTTGTGATTGAAGACAATGCTCAAGCCATTGGTGCTGACTATACTTTTTCTAACGGAACTGTAAAAAAAGCAGGAACTATGGGAACTGTAGGAACAACTTCTTTTTTCCCCTCTAAAAACCTGGGGTGTTATGGTGATGGTGGCGCTATTTTTACCAATAATGATGAATTAGCTCATACCCTAAGAGGCATGGTTAATCATGGAATGTACAAACGTTATTATCATGATGTTATTGGAGTAAATTCGAGATTAGATAGCATTCAAGCAGCTGTTTTAAAAACTAAATTACCATTACTAGATGGTTATTGTGAGGCTAGAAGAAAAGCTGCTACATATTATTCTGAAGCTTTTAGTAGTAATCCAAATATAATTACACCAACTATCAGTAATTTTACAACACACGTTTTTCACCAGTATACTATAAGAATTACCAATGGTAAACGTGATGAATTACACCAGCATTTATTAGATAATAACATTCCTAATGCTATTTATTATCCTGTTCCTTTACATGCACAAGAAGCTTATAAAGATGAACGTTATAATGAAAATGATTTCAAAATAACTAACCAATTAATAAATGAGGTAATATCCTTACCTATGCATACAGAACTAGACGAAGAGCAATTAAACTTTATAATTAAAACTGTTAGGGATTTTTTAAGCTAA
- a CDS encoding DUF6261 family protein, producing the protein MTNPNLIRYRNVEFVQYLRQTLETINKQEVAELQLTEPLNTLTTVFNKLFDAFQLAQGSAITKEIQALDARRDKAVTGIRTLAVAYGSHFEEAITTQANLVLDAIDRYGANIARRAYNEQTGILYSIVKDIEGEASLTQALTDLSLEVWFAELKAANIEFDTRYIERIEERADVPDIKFLELRKEATEAYSVLVEHIKAHKTLSANVVYGVLLDRLSEFAKQYNQAVANRTGSNTDTNTEPSSEEE; encoded by the coding sequence ATGACAAATCCTAATTTAATAAGGTATCGTAATGTAGAGTTTGTACAATACCTACGTCAAACCTTAGAAACTATTAACAAACAAGAAGTAGCAGAGCTACAGTTAACCGAGCCATTAAATACACTTACTACAGTATTTAATAAGTTGTTTGATGCTTTTCAGTTAGCACAAGGAAGTGCTATAACTAAAGAAATTCAAGCACTAGATGCCAGAAGAGATAAAGCCGTTACAGGAATAAGAACTTTAGCTGTTGCTTATGGTAGCCATTTTGAAGAAGCAATAACTACTCAGGCAAATTTAGTATTAGATGCTATAGATAGGTATGGGGCTAATATTGCGAGAAGAGCTTATAATGAGCAAACAGGAATTTTATATAGTATTGTAAAAGATATTGAAGGAGAAGCTAGTTTAACGCAAGCATTAACTGATTTAAGTTTAGAGGTATGGTTTGCAGAACTAAAAGCAGCAAATATTGAATTTGATACTAGGTATATTGAGCGTATTGAGGAAAGGGCAGATGTACCAGATATAAAGTTTTTAGAACTTAGAAAAGAAGCTACCGAAGCTTATAGTGTGCTTGTTGAGCATATAAAAGCACATAAAACATTAAGTGCTAATGTAGTTTATGGAGTGTTGTTAGATAGGCTAAGTGAATTTGCCAAGCAATACAATCAAGCAGTAGCTAATAGAACAGGGAGTAATACGGATACAAATACTGAACCTAGTTCAGAGGAAGAGTAA